The genomic segment AAAAGCCCTGTGGAATGGCCAATTTTTATGTTAGATAAAGTTAAAGATATTAGACGACGCAACTTAAAAGTATATATTCTACTGCTTCATGGTTCCAAAGGAGGTAAAAATTTGGATATATTTAAGGAACTTTTTGTCAACGATAAATTGAGTCTCTATTTTGAGGTAAAGGTTCTTAATTTAGATAAAAATATTGCCTATGCGGTATATGACTCTAAAATAGCTTGTTTTCCGCTCACGTCTTTAGAGGGCGGCATAAGAGTATTAGCTACGAATGCGCCAGAATTAATTGAAATCGCATTGGAACAGTTTAGAATGTTTTGGAAACATCCGATGGCAAAAACTTTGCTTTCTAACTTTAAATGAGCTAACAAGATTTTGTTTAAGGCTATCCCCCTGCATATGGAATCATAAAAACAACATTTGATCCATCTTTTATTTTAGTTTCTAGTTCTCCACGTTTGCCATCAACAAGTATTATAACTGGCATATCCCTAAACTTCTCACCATATGTTTCAATCATTTTATCAATTAGCTCTTTAAGAGTAATCTCGCTTCCCGCAAAATCAAGGATAATATTTCTTTCCGCCTTCAAGATATCAGAGATAAATCTGCTTAAGTGAATTCTTACCTTCATTTTTGCCCCTTTTGAATTACGCCACTAGGATCACAATAAAGGTCTTTGTAGCAAAATTCTAAACCCAATTTCTCCAGAGTTCTTTTTAGAGGTATACCTGTTTTCTCATCCCATCCCATCACTCTATAGTATGTTT from the Candidatus Bathyarchaeia archaeon genome contains:
- a CDS encoding MoaD/ThiS family protein, with amino-acid sequence MKVRIHLSRFISDILKAERNIILDFAGSEITLKELIDKMIETYGEKFRDMPVIILVDGKRGELETKIKDGSNVVFMIPYAGG